The Chthoniobacterales bacterium genome includes a window with the following:
- the lon gene encoding endopeptidase La: MTAKDAPQVSSPNVRVSSSGAFAAGADDGAPLPDEIPILPLRGVVIFPGAILPLTVSRDSSLKLLDEAMPQSKVIGVITQRDERMNEPTPADLYETGCAVNVLKLIPQGSKGLLLVVQATQRFGLRKFTQTEPYFRAEIQPLEQTQPPPDDKQWQAEVRNLRDSAVQLLRVLPDVPEQISSVVSTLTDPILLTDFLAPNLDIDLAQKQALLEELDVTKRVRALQTHIASRLEISEIQQKLQKDVASRFTDAQRRAYLREQMEAIRHELGEDDATEGQEQEEQLRVRLQQAGLPTDIMAQAERELKRLNFVPSASPEHSVIVSYLETLAELPWQKLSEDALDLDEAQRVLDRDHFGLEKVKRRLIEFLAVRKLNPNGHGPILCFLGPPGVGKTSLGQSIADALGRKFVRVSLGGLRDESEIRGHRRTYVGAMPGRLIQELRRVGTRNPVMMLDELDKIGSDFRGDPASALLEVLDPRQNHTFVDRYLDVPFDLSKIIFIGTANAIDPVPAPLRDRMEIISIPGYTRREKLEIGRRYLLDRQLIENGLKPGQCTWDDAALDKLINQYTHEAGVRNLEREVGAVCRYVAAQVARGKTDHIHVTPELVEEVLGPPRHVQEDRLKVSLPGIVTGLAYTPYGGEILHIEAARFPGRGELRLTGQLGNVMKESVAAAMSLVRSRADQLGIASENFRKTDVHVHVPAGAVPKDGPSAGAAMFTALASLFTDTPVRANVAMTGEVTLRGLVLPIGGLKEKSLAAMSAGIDTVIIPKGNEKDLVDVPAEAKESIRFCPVETVDEVLAIALETTARGIPEAVQ; this comes from the coding sequence ATGACCGCCAAGGACGCTCCCCAAGTCAGCTCGCCAAATGTCCGCGTGTCGTCGTCCGGTGCGTTCGCCGCTGGTGCGGATGATGGCGCTCCATTGCCGGACGAAATTCCGATTTTGCCCTTGCGCGGCGTGGTCATTTTTCCAGGCGCGATTCTGCCGCTGACCGTCAGCCGGGACTCATCGCTTAAGCTTCTCGACGAGGCGATGCCGCAGAGCAAAGTCATCGGCGTCATCACGCAGCGCGACGAGCGGATGAACGAGCCGACCCCCGCTGATTTGTATGAAACTGGCTGCGCGGTGAATGTGCTCAAACTCATCCCGCAAGGCTCCAAAGGCCTGCTTCTCGTCGTGCAGGCAACACAGCGATTTGGGCTCCGCAAATTCACCCAGACCGAGCCGTATTTTCGCGCGGAGATTCAGCCGCTGGAGCAAACGCAGCCGCCGCCGGACGACAAGCAATGGCAGGCCGAGGTCCGCAATTTGCGAGACAGCGCGGTGCAACTCCTGCGCGTGCTGCCCGACGTCCCCGAACAAATCAGCAGTGTCGTCAGCACGCTCACAGACCCCATTTTGCTGACGGATTTTCTCGCGCCCAACCTCGATATCGATCTGGCTCAAAAGCAGGCGCTGCTGGAGGAACTCGACGTAACCAAACGTGTCCGCGCGCTCCAGACGCACATCGCGTCGCGGCTGGAGATTTCTGAGATTCAGCAAAAACTCCAGAAGGATGTGGCCTCGCGTTTCACCGACGCCCAGCGCCGCGCCTATCTCCGCGAGCAGATGGAGGCGATCCGGCACGAGCTCGGCGAGGACGACGCCACCGAGGGGCAGGAGCAGGAGGAACAACTCCGCGTGCGCCTCCAGCAGGCCGGGCTGCCGACCGACATCATGGCGCAGGCCGAGCGCGAATTAAAGCGTCTGAATTTCGTTCCATCGGCCAGTCCGGAGCATTCGGTGATCGTGAGTTATCTCGAAACACTGGCCGAATTGCCGTGGCAGAAATTGAGCGAGGACGCGCTCGATCTCGATGAAGCCCAGCGCGTGCTCGACCGCGATCATTTCGGTCTGGAAAAAGTGAAACGCCGGCTGATCGAGTTCCTCGCCGTGCGCAAGTTGAACCCCAATGGGCACGGCCCGATTCTCTGTTTTCTCGGCCCGCCTGGAGTTGGAAAAACGAGTTTGGGCCAGTCCATCGCCGACGCGCTGGGGCGGAAATTTGTTCGTGTTAGTTTGGGCGGACTGAGGGACGAATCGGAGATTCGCGGTCATCGCCGCACCTATGTTGGCGCGATGCCGGGGCGGCTGATCCAGGAGTTGCGCCGCGTCGGCACGCGCAATCCGGTGATGATGCTCGACGAGTTGGATAAAATTGGCAGCGACTTTCGCGGCGACCCGGCGAGCGCGTTGCTGGAGGTGCTCGATCCGCGCCAGAACCACACCTTCGTGGATCGTTATCTGGATGTGCCGTTCGACTTGTCGAAAATCATTTTCATCGGCACGGCCAACGCCATTGATCCCGTTCCGGCTCCGCTGCGCGACCGCATGGAAATCATCTCGATTCCGGGTTACACGCGACGCGAAAAACTCGAGATCGGACGCCGCTATTTGCTGGATCGTCAGCTCATCGAGAATGGACTCAAACCCGGCCAGTGCACGTGGGACGATGCCGCGCTCGACAAGCTCATTAACCAATACACTCACGAGGCTGGCGTGCGGAATCTGGAGCGCGAAGTCGGCGCTGTCTGCCGCTACGTCGCCGCGCAAGTCGCCCGAGGCAAAACCGACCATATCCATGTGACTCCCGAACTGGTTGAGGAAGTCCTCGGGCCGCCGCGCCATGTGCAGGAGGATCGGTTAAAAGTCAGCCTGCCAGGCATCGTCACCGGGCTCGCCTACACGCCCTATGGCGGGGAGATTTTGCACATCGAGGCGGCGCGTTTTCCGGGAAGAGGCGAGTTGCGGCTCACTGGCCAGCTCGGCAACGTGATGAAAGAATCCGTCGCCGCCGCGATGAGTCTGGTGCGTTCACGCGCTGACCAACTTGGCATTGCCTCGGAGAATTTCCGCAAAACGGATGTTCACGTTCACGTGCCCGCCGGGGCGGTGCCGAAGGATGGACCGTCCGCCGGCGCGGCGATGTTTACCGCGCTCGCGTCGCTTTTCACCGATACGCCGGTGCGCGCCAATGTGGCCATGACGGGCGAGGTGACTTTGCGCGGACTTGTGCTGCCGATTGGCGGCTTAAAAGAGAAAAGTCTCGCCGCCATGAGTGCCGGAATCGACACCGTCATCATTCCGAAAGGCAACGAAAAGGATCTCGTCGATGTGCCCGCTGAGGCGAAGGAATCGATCCGGTTTTGTCCGGTGGAGACCGTCGATGAAGTTCTCGCCATCGCCTTGGAAACTACCGCCCGGGGCATTCCCGAGGCGGTGCAGTAA
- a CDS encoding PIN domain-containing protein: MNTSPEPGPAMNHVFVDCENVPTVDPSVIGAKTVSFILLLGARQTKLDVALVEKLMEHAACVQLIRLTTSGRNALDFALAYYLGRAVLSDPTGYFHIVSKDTGFDPLVEHLKSRHVRAMRHDDFATLTFCYVPKAAPVAAPTPMEDPLARVLAQLRKNVNSRPKRKKTLMSQLLSLLKPTTEETVEKLIEKLQKQKHLTIDAKGAVEYSLSKS, encoded by the coding sequence ATGAACACCTCCCCTGAACCCGGCCCGGCGATGAATCATGTCTTTGTGGACTGCGAGAATGTGCCCACAGTCGATCCGAGTGTGATCGGAGCGAAGACGGTGAGTTTCATCCTATTGCTAGGTGCGCGGCAGACCAAGCTGGATGTGGCGCTGGTGGAGAAGTTGATGGAACACGCCGCCTGCGTGCAGTTGATCCGGTTGACGACCTCGGGGAGGAACGCGCTGGATTTTGCCCTGGCCTATTATCTGGGACGCGCGGTCTTGAGCGATCCGACGGGTTATTTCCACATTGTCTCGAAGGACACCGGCTTTGACCCGCTGGTGGAGCATCTGAAGAGTCGTCACGTTCGGGCGATGCGTCATGACGATTTTGCGACGCTGACGTTTTGTTATGTGCCCAAGGCTGCGCCTGTCGCCGCGCCGACTCCAATGGAAGATCCGCTGGCGCGGGTGTTGGCGCAGTTGCGAAAAAATGTGAACAGTCGTCCCAAGCGGAAGAAGACGCTGATGAGTCAGTTGCTGTCGTTGCTCAAGCCGACGACGGAGGAAACGGTGGAGAAGTTGATCGAGAAGCTGCAAAAGCAGAAGCATCTGACGATCGATGCAAAGGGTGCGGTGGAGTATTCGCTCTCGAAGAGTTAG
- a CDS encoding Hsp20/alpha crystallin family protein — MARISDLKVRLWSGHVGGWEWQHTLVTRGGSWQPAINAFRCEKCVCICVDLSGVNKGDIEVQVEPRQVAISGVRNPPEPLDADRKPLQIIAMEIDYGAFSRVIPLPVEVDVGQVTAEQEQGLLWIELPILRNDP, encoded by the coding sequence ATGGCGCGCATTTCCGATCTGAAAGTGCGGCTCTGGTCGGGCCATGTCGGCGGTTGGGAATGGCAGCATACGCTGGTGACTCGCGGTGGAAGCTGGCAGCCGGCGATCAACGCGTTTCGCTGCGAGAAATGCGTCTGCATCTGCGTCGATCTTTCGGGTGTGAATAAGGGCGACATCGAAGTGCAAGTCGAGCCGCGCCAGGTCGCGATCAGCGGCGTGCGCAACCCGCCCGAGCCGTTGGACGCCGACCGCAAGCCGCTGCAAATCATCGCCATGGAGATCGATTATGGGGCGTTTTCCCGAGTGATTCCGCTGCCAGTTGAGGTCGATGTCGGGCAAGTCACCGCCGAGCAGGAGCAGGGATTGCTCTGGATCGAGCTGCCCATTTTGAGGAACGACCCATGA
- a CDS encoding YgaP-like transmembrane domain, translating to MALTTQPFAHVKALDDIASENRSTNVSHAERIGSLVAGSALIVLGLAKRSTSGVLLSLVGGLLVHRGVTGHCRGYAVLGVDTARHDHRGVPGNHGHKIERSIRIHRPANEIFTFWRNLENIPKFMARVKFVEASSGQLSHWVAKGPGGVTVEWDAEVINEHPDQMIAWQSLPGAEIESAGSVWFTPHGDMTEVKLSMQYHPPMGAIGDVVTKFLGDLPDREIEEDLARLKQLMENA from the coding sequence ATGGCCCTCACAACCCAACCTTTTGCCCACGTCAAAGCACTGGACGACATTGCCAGTGAAAACCGCTCCACCAATGTCAGCCACGCCGAGCGGATCGGCTCGCTGGTAGCCGGGAGTGCGCTGATTGTTCTCGGACTCGCCAAGCGTTCGACCAGCGGAGTTTTACTCTCACTCGTCGGCGGTTTGCTGGTGCATCGCGGAGTCACCGGCCACTGCAGAGGCTACGCAGTGCTCGGCGTGGACACCGCGCGGCACGATCACCGGGGCGTGCCGGGAAATCATGGACACAAGATCGAGCGCAGCATCCGCATTCACCGGCCTGCGAATGAGATTTTTACCTTCTGGCGCAATCTCGAAAACATCCCGAAATTCATGGCCCGTGTGAAATTTGTCGAGGCTTCCAGCGGGCAACTTTCGCATTGGGTCGCCAAGGGACCGGGTGGAGTTACAGTCGAATGGGATGCGGAAGTCATCAACGAGCATCCCGACCAGATGATCGCCTGGCAGTCGCTACCGGGCGCGGAAATCGAGAGCGCAGGCTCGGTCTGGTTCACCCCACACGGCGACATGACGGAGGTGAAACTTTCCATGCAATATCATCCACCGATGGGTGCGATCGGGGACGTGGTGACGAAGTTTCTGGGCGATTTGCCAGATCGCGAGATCGAGGAGGATCTGGCCCGGCTCAAGCAGTTGATGGAAAATGCGTGA
- a CDS encoding DUF2945 domain-containing protein, which translates to MAKAKSLQPGAPVEWKSSQGTVQGTVKKKLTVPTNIRSHEVAASPENPEYLVESDQTGAQAAHKPASIKKTRS; encoded by the coding sequence ATGGCGAAAGCAAAGTCCCTGCAACCCGGCGCCCCAGTCGAATGGAAGTCCTCCCAAGGCACCGTCCAAGGCACCGTGAAAAAGAAACTGACCGTCCCGACGAATATCCGATCGCATGAAGTCGCCGCGTCGCCTGAGAACCCGGAATACCTCGTCGAAAGCGACCAGACCGGAGCCCAGGCCGCGCACAAGCCAGCCAGCATAAAAAAGACCCGCTCATAA
- a CDS encoding site-specific integrase, whose product MKNLPKGIYLRGSVYWLAIQTGGKRQFFSLQTADLSSAITRAVEIKGSVPSDDKHTLEAMAEKYLNSRAKEGRHSKKTSSWSRRIIFQFIGDIGSISVVAVTENVTKRWFAEQRARMTEAAAQSYVRALKGFFSWLLAEGKIRQNPFNFRMAKVSELAKERFCSPELRNQLLENAPSPEMALILNLGFHAGLRKNEIIEARWNWVDLNAGLLRVQNTDTFQTKNRKGRTIPLSKRLEAFLASIPRCDGYIVKPDVAHGVSEYRYDFRRPFDDYMAEQGCEWVTAHTMRHTFASLLVSAGVSMSKTAIWLGDGIQVVERHYAHLIAQDSDIDRAG is encoded by the coding sequence GTGAAGAATCTTCCCAAAGGCATTTACCTCCGAGGCTCTGTTTACTGGCTTGCGATCCAAACAGGAGGAAAACGGCAATTTTTCAGCCTGCAAACCGCCGATCTTTCCTCGGCTATTACGAGGGCAGTAGAGATCAAGGGAAGCGTCCCTAGCGACGACAAGCACACGCTGGAAGCTATGGCGGAGAAGTATTTGAATTCCCGAGCCAAGGAAGGACGCCACAGCAAGAAAACCAGCTCGTGGTCTCGACGAATTATTTTCCAGTTTATCGGCGACATTGGAAGCATCAGCGTCGTTGCTGTGACAGAAAATGTGACAAAACGGTGGTTTGCGGAGCAACGCGCCCGGATGACCGAAGCCGCCGCACAGTCGTATGTGCGAGCTTTGAAAGGCTTTTTTTCTTGGCTTTTGGCAGAAGGCAAGATCCGCCAAAACCCGTTCAACTTCCGAATGGCGAAAGTCTCGGAACTTGCCAAAGAGCGTTTCTGCTCGCCTGAATTGCGAAATCAGTTGCTGGAGAATGCGCCGAGTCCAGAAATGGCATTGATTCTGAACCTTGGCTTCCATGCAGGTCTTAGAAAAAATGAAATCATCGAAGCCAGGTGGAACTGGGTTGATCTGAACGCGGGGCTGCTGCGAGTACAAAACACAGATACTTTTCAAACCAAGAACCGAAAAGGGCGCACCATTCCCCTTTCCAAAAGGTTGGAGGCTTTTCTTGCCAGTATTCCCCGCTGTGACGGCTACATTGTGAAACCGGATGTCGCGCATGGAGTTAGCGAATATCGTTATGATTTCCGTCGTCCTTTCGATGACTATATGGCCGAGCAAGGCTGTGAGTGGGTCACCGCCCACACCATGAGACACACCTTTGCCAGCTTGCTGGTTAGTGCTGGAGTTTCGATGTCCAAGACAGCCATCTGGCTGGGCGATGGCATCCAAGTGGTAGAGCGGCATTATGCTCATCTGATTGCTCAGGACTCTGACATTGACCGCGCAGGCTGA
- a CDS encoding family 43 glycosylhydrolase — translation MKLPSVFLALTVMFSPLAHSADLPGRAPHSTNPILPGYYADPSILEFGGKHYIYATLDPWGDETLGCWESSDFKNWTFRTLNWPTKSLCKSPTGGSSSVWAPSVLRGRDGKFYMYVSVHNEVWAGVADTPTGPWKNLLGDKPLIAQTFRPGFHMIDAEGFIDDDGQAYLYWGSGLHWVNGKCWAVKLKPDMVTFDGEVRDVTPKNYFEGPFMTKHAGHYYLMYSHGKTIEETYAVHYAMGDTPFGPFTEASNSPVLRSDKANNILSTGHHAIFTHEGRTYILYHRHSIPFDPKFIGRQVCVDELKFAADGLMENVVPSHDGSAFLQNRLQGRVNLAEKATATASSVKDEFTGAACVLDDNYATRWAPAPDSPENWLQLDLGQVQKITSQEIRFEYAWKSYLCSVETSLDGKSWNPLANYLTTPASGSPVIIDKPVEARFLRLVFPKPNRTQSPALWEWSVF, via the coding sequence ATGAAACTCCCCTCTGTTTTCCTCGCGCTCACCGTCATGTTTAGCCCGCTGGCGCACTCCGCCGACTTGCCCGGACGCGCGCCGCATTCCACCAATCCGATCTTGCCCGGATACTACGCCGATCCGTCGATTCTGGAGTTTGGCGGCAAACATTACATCTACGCGACGCTTGATCCGTGGGGCGACGAAACGCTCGGTTGCTGGGAGTCGTCCGACTTCAAAAACTGGACGTTCCGAACCCTGAACTGGCCCACGAAATCCCTCTGCAAAAGCCCGACCGGCGGCAGTTCCAGCGTCTGGGCTCCGTCCGTTTTGCGCGGACGCGACGGGAAATTTTACATGTATGTCTCGGTCCATAACGAGGTCTGGGCCGGCGTGGCCGACACACCAACCGGGCCGTGGAAAAACCTTCTCGGCGACAAGCCTCTCATCGCACAAACCTTCCGGCCTGGGTTCCATATGATTGATGCCGAGGGGTTTATCGATGACGACGGGCAGGCCTATCTCTACTGGGGATCCGGTTTGCATTGGGTGAATGGCAAATGCTGGGCGGTGAAACTGAAGCCCGACATGGTCACTTTCGACGGAGAAGTCCGCGACGTAACGCCGAAGAATTATTTCGAGGGTCCCTTCATGACGAAGCATGCGGGGCACTACTATTTGATGTATTCGCACGGCAAGACGATCGAGGAAACTTACGCGGTGCATTACGCCATGGGCGACACGCCTTTCGGGCCGTTCACCGAGGCGAGCAACAGTCCGGTCCTGCGAAGCGACAAGGCAAACAACATCCTCAGCACCGGCCACCACGCGATCTTCACCCACGAGGGTCGCACCTACATTTTGTATCATCGCCACAGCATTCCGTTCGACCCGAAATTCATCGGTCGTCAAGTCTGCGTGGATGAGTTGAAGTTCGCCGCCGACGGGCTCATGGAAAATGTGGTCCCTTCCCACGACGGCTCGGCTTTCCTGCAAAACCGGCTCCAAGGTCGCGTCAATCTGGCCGAAAAAGCCACCGCGACCGCGTCGAGTGTGAAGGATGAATTCACCGGCGCGGCTTGCGTTCTCGACGATAACTATGCAACTCGCTGGGCGCCCGCGCCGGATTCGCCGGAGAATTGGCTGCAACTCGACTTGGGCCAAGTTCAGAAAATCACCAGCCAGGAAATTCGTTTTGAATACGCTTGGAAGTCCTATCTCTGCTCCGTCGAAACCTCGCTCGATGGCAAAAGCTGGAATCCGCTGGCGAACTATCTCACCACGCCAGCGTCCGGTTCACCGGTAATCATCGACAAACCGGTCGAAGCTCGATTTCTGCGACTGGTTTTTCCCAAGCCCAACCGGACTCAAAGTCCCGCGCTCTGGGAATGGTCGGTTTTTTGA